In a single window of the candidate division WWE3 bacterium genome:
- a CDS encoding efflux RND transporter periplasmic adaptor subunit — translation MSISLKARIAKTPLFIKIGVAVFLLGLGYFIYTRVKATKSNVPQYVTGTVTKGTLVVAVTGSGNISSVNSAQINTLVSGTVTKVYVKNGDTVTKGQVLADVALDTDSTLNSSKNWTSYLSAKNSLVNAQINKVSLEQGQVAASNSLDTATQSITTLGQAVSNAETAYTTAQQNWQAVVNDSHDDPNRQKAATALSAAAAAKDAAIASRDNYNQNVAASSLSSDVATQKYGTADDAISLSQASLSTAWLTYQQSLPQITAPTDGILSNFNLLPNTAISTSTSTSGTKNSTVVGFINLPASSLQAKVSLSEIDVVKVIPGQKVTLTMDAFPGKTYTGRVLAIDTSGTTSSNVTSYPTTIILDSGEANMYPNMAVNASIITSIVDNALLIPNGALQTANGATTARILTNGQLNSVAVTVGLSDGTDTVVTTGLNEGDSVVTGIVSATTTSAASSKSSIFSTLGGSRSGAASFGR, via the coding sequence CTGGGACTGGGTTATTTTATTTATACTCGGGTTAAAGCTACCAAATCAAACGTACCGCAATACGTGACCGGCACTGTTACTAAAGGCACTTTGGTGGTGGCGGTAACCGGCTCCGGCAATATCTCTTCCGTAAACAGTGCGCAAATCAACACCTTAGTTTCGGGAACGGTGACTAAGGTTTACGTTAAAAACGGTGACACTGTTACTAAAGGCCAGGTTTTAGCCGACGTGGCTTTAGATACCGATAGCACTTTAAATTCAAGCAAAAACTGGACTTCCTATCTATCCGCCAAAAACTCTTTGGTAAACGCTCAAATTAATAAAGTAAGTTTAGAGCAAGGCCAAGTGGCTGCTTCTAATAGTTTAGACACTGCAACACAGTCCATCACGACTCTGGGGCAAGCGGTTTCCAATGCCGAAACGGCCTATACAACGGCGCAACAGAACTGGCAAGCGGTTGTTAATGATTCTCACGATGATCCAAACCGTCAAAAGGCAGCGACAGCTCTTAGTGCCGCCGCGGCAGCTAAAGATGCCGCTATAGCCTCACGGGATAATTATAATCAGAATGTTGCCGCGTCTTCGCTTAGTAGTGACGTTGCCACTCAAAAATACGGCACGGCTGATGACGCTATTAGCTTGTCACAAGCCTCTTTATCGACCGCCTGGCTTACTTACCAACAATCATTACCGCAAATTACCGCCCCCACCGACGGCATTTTAAGCAACTTTAATTTATTACCTAACACCGCCATTTCCACTAGCACCAGTACTTCCGGCACTAAAAATTCCACTGTCGTTGGCTTTATTAACTTGCCGGCCAGCAGTTTACAGGCCAAAGTAAGTTTATCGGAAATTGACGTAGTGAAAGTAATTCCGGGCCAAAAAGTCACTCTTACAATGGACGCATTTCCCGGGAAAACCTACACCGGTAGGGTTTTGGCTATTGATACGTCAGGTACTACCAGTTCCAATGTCACCAGTTATCCAACCACGATTATTTTAGATTCAGGAGAGGCCAACATGTACCCCAATATGGCCGTGAATGCCAGTATCATCACCAGTATTGTTGACAACGCTTTACTTATTCCCAACGGCGCTTTGCAAACAGCCAATGGCGCGACGACTGCCCGAATTTTGACAAACGGGCAACTTAATTCCGTCGCGGTCACCGTAGGCCTTAGTGATGGTACGGATACGGTCGTAACTACCGGTCTTAATGAAGGCGACAGCGTCGTGACCGGCATTGTTTCAGCAACGACCACGTCGGCTGCGTCCTCTAAATCTTCGATCTTTAGCACGCTTGGCGGGTCTCGCAGTGGCGCAGCTAGCTTTGGACGTTAA